A window of Paenibacillus sp. 19GGS1-52 contains these coding sequences:
- a CDS encoding DUF3291 domain-containing protein: protein MTRVRVKSMWAFPYFIYHIVRSTKQLNMAAGLLYSDLTRDSWRVGWTMSVWENKDRMLEYRNHGNHAKAMRISRRIGDELEAVHWEAETIPSWEEAKIRLHQKYGRKLDQNKR, encoded by the coding sequence GTGACACGGGTGCGAGTGAAGAGCATGTGGGCGTTCCCGTATTTTATCTACCACATCGTCCGGTCAACGAAGCAACTGAATATGGCTGCGGGCTTGCTCTATTCCGACCTCACACGCGACAGTTGGAGAGTAGGCTGGACGATGTCGGTATGGGAGAACAAGGATCGCATGCTGGAATACCGCAATCACGGCAATCACGCCAAGGCCATGCGGATCTCACGCCGAATTGGCGATGAATTGGAGGCCGTCCACTGGGAGGCCGAAACTATTCCGAGCTGGGAGGAAGCGAAGATCCGTTTGCATCAAAAGTACGGCAGGAAACTTGACCAGAACAAGCGGTGA
- a CDS encoding DUF2306 domain-containing protein yields the protein MGNKMIRALVLILAFSIAGYAIVQYGVLKASDAGLVSFKLQKPNFELKPWIYVLYIHIFTAIVALIIGPFQLFMKPMNARKRWHRLLGYGYVLLITVSGIVSVYLSLFATGGWIAGLGFMSLDVLWVATTLTATRKIMAKDIQAHKAWMLRSYALTFAAVTLRIWLAPLALLFGDFEAGFRVVAWVCWIPNLLVIEVVISRMRLRQRQ from the coding sequence ATGGGAAATAAGATGATCCGAGCACTCGTTCTCATTCTCGCATTTTCGATTGCCGGATACGCAATTGTTCAGTATGGCGTGCTTAAAGCTAGTGATGCAGGACTTGTCTCTTTCAAATTGCAAAAGCCGAATTTTGAACTCAAACCATGGATATATGTACTATACATCCATATTTTTACCGCGATAGTTGCCTTGATCATAGGACCCTTTCAACTATTTATGAAGCCAATGAATGCTAGGAAACGTTGGCATCGCCTATTGGGGTATGGATATGTTCTTTTGATTACAGTTAGTGGGATCGTGAGTGTGTATTTATCCCTTTTTGCCACAGGAGGTTGGATTGCCGGGCTTGGGTTCATGTCGCTCGATGTATTGTGGGTTGCGACGACGCTTACTGCAACGAGGAAAATTATGGCCAAAGACATCCAAGCTCATAAAGCATGGATGCTTCGCAGTTATGCGCTTACTTTTGCAGCTGTCACGCTTCGAATCTGGTTAGCGCCGCTGGCTCTTCTGTTTGGCGATTTCGAGGCGGGGTTTCGGGTTGTCGCTTGGGTTTGTTGGATTCCAAATCTGCTCGTTATAGAAGTCGTGATTTCCAGAATGAGGTTGCGGCAGCGGCAATGA